In Manis javanica isolate MJ-LG chromosome 9, MJ_LKY, whole genome shotgun sequence, one DNA window encodes the following:
- the IRS2 gene encoding insulin receptor substrate 2 isoform X2, with translation MASPPRHALPAPAGGDGPNLNNNNNNQSVRKCGYLRKQKHGHKRFFVLRGPGAGGDEAAGGGPALQPPRLEYYESEKKWRSKAGAPKRVIALDCCLNINKRADAKHKYLIALYTKDEYFAVAAENEQEQEGWYRALTDLVSEGRAAAGDAPPAAATAASCSASLPGALSGSAGAAAADDSYGLVAPATAAYREVWQVNLKPKGLGQSKNLTGVYRLCLSARTIGFVKLNCEQPSVTLQLMNIRRCGHSDSFFFIEVGRSAVTGPGELWMQADDSVVAQNIHETILEAMKALKELFEFRPRSKSQSSGSSATHPISVPGARRHHHLVNLPPSQTGLVRRSRTDSLAATPPAAKCSSCRVRTASEGDGGAAAGAGAAGGRPVSVAGSPLSPGPVRAPLSRSHTLSGGCGGRGSKVPLAPAGGALQHSRSMSMPVAHSPPAATSPSSLSSSSGHGSGSYPPPPGPHPHLQHPLHHPMSQRPSSGSASASGSPSDPGFMSLDEYGSSPGDLRAFCSHRSNTPESIAETPPARDGGGGELYGYMTMDRPLSHCGRPYRRVSGEGAQDLDRGLRKRTYSLTTPARQRPAPQPSSASLDEYTLMRATFSGSSGRLCPSCPASSPKVAYHPYPEDYGDIEIGSRRSSSSNLGTDDGYMPMSPGAALLGGGSVSCRGDDYMPMSPTSVSAPKQILQPRAAATALPPTAAAVPAPASAAGRAFPVSGGSFKASSPAESSPEDSGYMRMWCGSKLSVENTDSKLLPNGDYLNMSPSDAGTSGTPPDFFSAALHGGGEMLRGVPGYCYSSLPRSYKAPYTCNGDTDQYVLMSSPVGRILEEERLEPPTSPGTSQAASALVGGAGGGGHPQAPHPVVPSPGRPSGSVRPEAFLNQRCRAMRPTRLSLEGLQTLPSMHEYPLPPEPKSPGEYINIDFGEAGAHLSPPAPPLLASAASSSSLLSASSPASSLGSGTPGTSSDSRQRSPLSDYMNLDFSSPKSPKPSIQGADPVGSLDALLSPEASSPYPPLPPRPAAPTAALQPQPPPPPPPGELYRLLPASASQGPSAASSSSSEPGDNGDYTEMAFGVAATPPQPIAAPQKPESARVTSPTSGVKRLSLMDQVSGVEAFLQASQPPDPHRGAKVIRADPQGGRRRHSSETFSSTTAVTPVSPSFAHNPKRHNSASVENVSLRKSSEGVGSGALGGGDEPPTSPRQLQPPPPQQARPWIQGQPGGLVGCPGGSSSPMRRETSAGFQNGLNYIAIDVRDEPGLSTPPPAHPHPPAGDKSAWGRTRSLGGLISAVGGSSGGVCGGPGPGALPSASTYASIDFLSHHLKEATIVKGYTLDTWKCCKRSRETDLELGVLHPKVLSV, from the coding sequence ATGGCGAGCCCGCCGCGGCATGCGCTCCCCGCGCCGGCGGGCGGCGACGGCCCCAAcctcaataacaacaacaataaccaGAGCGTGCGCAAGTGCGGCTACCTGCGCAAGCAGAAGCACGGCCACAAGCGCTTCTTCGTGCTGCGCGGGCCCGGCGCGGGCGGAGACGAGGCGGCGGGCGGGGGGCCGGCGCTGCAGCCGCCGCGGCTCGAGTACTACGAGAGCGAGAAGAAGTGGCGGAGCAAGGCGGGCGCCCCAAAGCGGGTCATCGCGCTCGACTGCTGCCTGAACATCAACAAGCGCGCCGACGCCAAGCACAAGTACCTGATCGCCCTCTACACCAAGGACGAGTACTTCGCCGTGGCGGCCGAGAACGAGCAGGAGCAGGAGGGCTGGTACCGCGCGCTCACCGACCTGGTCAGCGAGGGCCGCGCGGCTGCCGGCGACGCGCcccccgccgccgccaccgccgcgtCCTGCAGCGCCTCCCTGCCCGGCGCCCTGAGCGGCTCGGCAGGCGCCGCCGCGGCCGATGACAGCTACGGGCTGGTGGCGCCCGCCACGGCTGCCTACCGCGAGGTGTGGCAGGTGAACCTGAAGCCCAAGGGCCTGGGCCAGAGCAAGAACCTGACGGGCGTGTACCGGCTGTGCCTGTCGGCGCGCACCATCGGTTTCGTGAAGCTCAACTGTGAGCAGCCGTCGGTGACGCTGCAGCTCATGAATATCCGCCGCTGCGGCCACTCGGACAGCTTCTTCTTCATCGAGGTGGGCCGCTCAGCCGTTACGGGCCCCGGCGAGCTGTGGATGCAGGCCGACGACTCGGTGGTGGCTCAGAATATACACGAGACCATCCTGGAGGCCATGAAGGCTCTCAAGGAGCTCTTCGAGTTCCGGCCGCGCAGCAAGAGCCAGTCGTCCGGGTCGTCTGCCACGCACCCCATCAGCGTCCCGGGCGCGCGCCGCCACCACCACCTGGTCAACTTGCCCCCCAGCCAAACGGGCCTGGTGCGCCGCTCACGCACGGACAGCCTGGCCGCTACCCCGCCGGCCGCCAAGTGCAGTTCGTGCCGGGTGCGCACGGCCAGCGAGGGCGATGGCGGCGCGGCGGCGGGAGCCGGGGCGGCGGGCGGCAGGCCGGTGTCGGTGGCCGGGAGCCCCCTGAGCCCGGGGCCGGTGCGCGCGCCCCTGAGCCGCTCGCACACACTGAGCGGTGGCTGCGGCGGCCGCGGGAGCAAGGTGCCGCTGGCGCCGGCAGGGGGCGCCCTGCAACACAGTCGCTCCATGTCCATGCCCGTGGCGCACTCGCCGCCGGCCGCCACCAGCCCCAGCAGCCTGTCGTCCAGCAGTGGGCATGGCTCGGGCTCCTACCCGCCGCCTCCGGGCCCGCACCCGCACCTGCAGCATCCGCTGCATCATCCCATGAGCCAGCGGCCCTCCAGCGGTAGCGCCTCGGCCTCGGGCTCCCCCAGCGACCCCGGGTTCATGTCCCTGGACGAGTACGGCTCCAGCCCTGGGGACCTGAGGGCCTTCTGCAGCCACAGAAGCAACACGCCCGAGTCCATTGCCGAGACTCCCCCTGCCAGGGACGGCGGCGGGGGCGAGCTGTACGGGTACATGACTATGGACAGGCCCCTGAGCCACTGTGGCCGCCCCTACCGCAGAGTCTCAGGGGAGGGGGCCCAGGACTTGGACAGAGGGCTGAGGAAGAGGACTTACTCGCTGACCACACCTGCCCGGCAGCGGCCAGCGCCCCAGCCCTCCTCCGCGTCCCTGGATGAGTACACCCTGATGAGGGCCACCTTCTCCGGCAGCTCGGGCCGCCTTTGCCCGTCCTGCCCCGCCTCCTCCCCCAAAGTGGCCTACCACCCTTACCCCGAGGACTACGGCGACATCGAGATCGGGTCCCGCAGGAGCTCCAGCAGTAACCTGGGCACAGACGATGGCTACATGCCCATGAGCCCTGGCGcggccctcctgggtggaggcagTGTCAGCTGCAGGGGTGACGACTACATGCCAATGAGCCCCACCAGCGTGTCGGCCCCGAAACAGATCCTGCAGCCACGCGCTGCTGCGACGGCCTTGCCCCCCACGGCAGCTGCAGTGCCCGCGCCCGCCTCTGCAGCTGGCAGGGCCTTTCCGGTGAGCGGGGGCAGCTTCAAGGCCAGCTCCCCGGCCGAGAGCTCCCCGGAGGACAGCGGGTACATGCGCATGTGGTGTGGTTCCAAGCTGTCGGTGGAGAACACTGACAGCAAGCTGCTTCCCAACGGGGACTACCTCAACATGTCCCCCAGCGACGCAGGCACCTCGGGAACCCCACCCGACTTCTTCTCAGCCGCCCTGCACGGTGGGGGAGAGATGCTCAGGGGCGTCCCCGGCTACTGTTACAGCTCCTTGCCCCGTTCCTACAAGGCTCCCTACACCTGCAATGGGGACACGGACCAGTATGTGCTCATGAGCTCCCCCGTGGGGCGCATCCTGGAAGAGGAGAGGCTGGAGCCGCCGACCAGCCCGGGGACCTCGCAGGCGGCCAGCGCCTTAGTGGGcggggctggtgggggtgggcacCCCCAGGCCCCCCACCCAGTAGTGCCTTCGCCCGGGAGGCCCAGCGGCAGCGTCCGCCCGGAGGCCTTCCTGAACCAGCGCTGCCGGGCGATGCGGCCCACGCGCCTGTCCCTGGAGGGGCTGCAGACCCTGCCCAGCATGCACGAGTACCCTCTGCCGCCGGAGCCCAAGAGCCCCGGCGAGTACATCAACATTGACTTCGGCGAGGCGGGGGCGCACCTGTCGCCGCCTGCCCCTCCGCTGCTGGCTTCGGCGGCCTCGTCCTCGTCGCTGCTGTCTGCCAGCAGCCCGGCCTCGTCCCTGGGCTCGGGCACCCCGGGAACGAGCAGCGACAGCAGGCAGCGCTCCCCGCTCTCTGACTACATGAACCTCGACTTCAGCTCCCCCAAGTCCCCCAAGCCCAGCATCCAGGGTGCAGACCCCGTGGGCTCCTTGGATGCCCTCCTGTCTCCTGAGGCCTCCTCCCCGTACCCGCCGCTGCCCCCGCGCCCCGCCGCGCCCACCGCTGCACTGCAGCCAcagccgcccccgccgcccccccCAGGGGAACTGTACCGCCTGCTCCCCGCCTCCGCTTCCCAGGGCCCCAGCGCTGCCTCTTCTTCGTCCTCGGAGCCCGGGGACAATGGTGACTACACCGAGATGGCCTTTGGCGTGGCCGCCACCCCACCACAACCCATCGCGGCCCCCCAGAAGCCGGAAAGTGCCCGTGTGACCAGCCCCACGTCCGGCGTGAAGAGGCTGAGTCTCATGGACCAGGTGTCTGGGGTCGAGGCCTTCCTGCAGGCGAGCCAGCCCCCAGACCCGCACCGGGGGGCCAAGGTCATCCGTGCAGACCCACAAGGGGGCCGCCGCCGCCACAGCTCTGAGACCTTCTCCTCAACCACTGCTGTGACCCCCGTGTCCCCGTCCTTCGCCCACAACCCGAAGCGCCACAACTCGGCCTCGGTGGAAAACGTCTCTCTCAGGAAAAGCAGCGAAGGGGTTGGCAGCGGCGCCCTGGGTGGGGGTGACGAGCCCCCCACGTCCCCTCGCCAGCTGCAGCCGCCGCCTCCCCAGCAGGCGCGACCGTGGATTCAGGGCCAGCCTGGGGGCTTGGTGGGCTGCCCTGGGGGCAGCAGCTCTCCAATGCGCAGGGAGACCTCCGCAGGCTTCCAGAACGGCCTCAACTACATTGCTATCGACGTGAGGGACGAGCCGGGTCTGTCAACGCCTCCGCCAGCTCATCCGCACCCGCCAGCAGGAGACAAGAGCGCCTGGGGCCGGACCCGTAGCCTTGGGGGTCTCATCAGCGCCGTGGGGGGCAGCAGCGGCGGGGTGTGTGGGGGGCCGGGCCCTGGCGCCCTGCCCTCAGCCAGCACCTATGCCAGCATTGACTTCTTGTCCCACCATCTGAAGGAGGCCACGATTGTGAAAG